One region of Ahniella affigens genomic DNA includes:
- a CDS encoding transposase: MPQARERTVPPNCTGYYHCVSRCVRRAWLCGVDPLTGIDYEHRRELIEERLLMLAEVYSVSIYAYAVMSNHLHVVLKIDASAAAGWSDEEVAVRWCQAFPGSGDPGSQKTRIVNIAAAPELVAEYRDRLRNLSWFMKSLVEPIARQANREDGCTGRFWEGRFKAQALVDERALLAAMVYADLNPIRAKMATDLPSSKHTSAQRRIAQIGAEAPLAEHPLESIAGIKQGGLSLSSQSYLLLADFTGRHWHQGKPGRISDEVRPIMMALKIDPDQWDQQVRGFGEARVSALGALDRLIQFAADTGRRWLVGYQLARKVYRQALAF; the protein is encoded by the coding sequence ATGCCCCAAGCCCGCGAACGAACGGTTCCACCGAATTGCACTGGTTACTATCACTGCGTCAGTCGCTGTGTTCGGCGTGCTTGGCTGTGCGGCGTTGATCCCTTGACCGGCATCGACTACGAACATCGTCGAGAATTGATCGAAGAGCGATTGTTGATGTTAGCCGAGGTCTACTCGGTCTCGATCTATGCCTATGCGGTGATGAGCAATCATCTGCACGTGGTCCTTAAGATTGATGCGAGTGCCGCTGCGGGTTGGTCTGATGAAGAAGTCGCGGTCCGATGGTGTCAGGCGTTTCCTGGTTCTGGTGATCCGGGTTCGCAGAAGACTCGAATCGTGAATATCGCCGCGGCGCCGGAACTAGTTGCTGAATATCGCGATCGACTTCGGAACTTGAGTTGGTTCATGAAGAGTCTGGTTGAACCGATTGCTCGGCAGGCGAATAGGGAAGACGGCTGCACCGGTCGGTTCTGGGAGGGTCGATTCAAGGCGCAAGCATTGGTCGACGAGCGGGCGCTGTTGGCGGCCATGGTGTATGCGGACCTTAATCCGATTCGGGCCAAGATGGCGACCGACCTCCCGAGCTCGAAGCACACGAGTGCGCAGCGCCGAATCGCTCAGATTGGAGCAGAAGCGCCTTTGGCCGAGCACCCACTTGAATCGATCGCGGGAATTAAGCAGGGAGGGCTAAGCTTGTCCAGCCAAAGTTACCTTCTGCTGGCGGACTTTACTGGCCGCCACTGGCACCAAGGAAAGCCCGGACGAATCTCAGACGAAGTGCGGCCAATCATGATGGCGCTCAAAATCGATCCGGATCAATGGGATCAGCAAGTGCGAGGCTTTGGCGAAGCCAGAGTGTCGGCACTGGGCGCACTCGATCGCCTGATTCAATTCGCAGCGGACACCGGGCGACGTTGGCTGGTTGGCTATCAGTTGGCCCGGAAGGTGTATCGACAGGCGTTGGCATTCTGA
- a CDS encoding AAA family ATPase yields the protein MIVSFTQTLHTYQPILRLLAESMQVTAPMKDIEKELVQAAYRHVQSQKTLTIVIDDAHLLDVGILRRLRLLFERFPKKHSLVLLGHPELLHRLSMMCNEDIKSRISYSKQILPLHDADLIAFIIAELAAVGLGANTFDEAALQVIARAVQGNLRLCRNLAQASLIAACLDHQRIVTVNHVNTALLQPHWRSHEALIKQQVKPEPKRR from the coding sequence GTGATCGTCTCGTTCACGCAAACCCTGCACACTTATCAGCCGATCCTCAGGCTGCTGGCTGAATCCATGCAAGTCACCGCGCCGATGAAAGACATCGAAAAAGAGCTGGTGCAAGCGGCCTATCGGCACGTACAATCGCAGAAGACGCTGACCATCGTCATTGATGATGCGCACTTGCTCGATGTTGGCATCCTGCGGCGCTTGCGGCTTCTGTTTGAACGCTTCCCGAAGAAGCACAGCTTGGTCCTGCTGGGTCATCCGGAACTGCTGCATCGTCTGTCGATGATGTGCAATGAGGACATCAAGAGCCGGATCAGTTACTCCAAACAGATCCTGCCACTGCATGATGCCGACCTCATCGCCTTCATCATCGCCGAACTCGCTGCGGTTGGCTTAGGCGCCAACACCTTCGACGAGGCCGCCTTGCAGGTCATCGCCCGCGCCGTTCAAGGCAACCTACGACTCTGCCGCAACCTCGCCCAAGCCAGCCTCATCGCCGCCTGCCTCGATCACCAACGCATCGTCACCGTCAACCACGTCAACACCGCCTTGCTTCAACCACACTGGCGATCGCACGAGGCGTTGATCAAGCAACAGGTCAAACCTGAACCCAAGCGGCGCTGA
- a CDS encoding RHS repeat-associated core domain-containing protein yields the protein MVSRTFYRFDARDRLIKAEPEAPNLTNIPTVEFVYDAEDRKIARIETPWLNGNPVQANAQATVSLYDGQTLLHEAKPGSGGTSNSQGLIITDTYRNSAKLDRHVSFGPNGTDTPTIRFYQLDALGTPLILTDASGQAIVSNTVDAWGNTIQQTAQGQSTAPINSGNQSQDPNQTGQAALLKNDNQTIGFTGYQKDEDLGLYYAGARFYDPLIGGFGAMDPWTGDTGRPITLNKYLYANGNPVVFVDPDGRKGCDSVACTLLQSRNQLSDPSEIKQVDALIERNMLENAGKADAIQHFATESFTATLELGAEVHSAQVKYQTLGLVDTGGDAKLEDRSYAMHRFLANHPIDAIGENIGRRMAQASIAQAEGDYRTATRIRMGVELDVVSGATGAASLIRGGAVGIARITAAATEEVGSMASSLRSIGAVENEMMPPYMPKSGDFPEVGTSAKLSGTGDSQSGLAATVVEPTSSPDGGDYVYVYRGTNRGTEIQVFDETGHLMSDAAIRSLLENGGDIDDAYATAQALHQQWIEAMGSDRAYIEAHSSKGTELQREYGIPRTLMSVTTDPQVAATYAKDGNVFGGLVPRSELLKQTLEGAGESEYVIIGGTNRLSRVKLPGQL from the coding sequence TTGGTCAGCCGCACGTTCTACCGCTTCGATGCCCGCGATCGCCTGATCAAAGCCGAACCCGAAGCACCGAACCTCACCAACATCCCGACCGTCGAGTTCGTCTACGACGCCGAAGATCGCAAGATCGCCCGCATCGAAACGCCTTGGCTCAATGGCAACCCCGTTCAAGCCAATGCCCAAGCCACCGTCAGCCTCTATGACGGCCAAACCCTGCTGCACGAAGCCAAACCCGGTTCCGGCGGCACCAGCAACAGCCAAGGCCTGATCATCACCGACACCTACCGCAACAGCGCCAAGCTGGACCGGCATGTGTCGTTCGGGCCCAACGGTACCGATACACCGACCATCCGCTTCTACCAACTCGATGCCCTCGGCACCCCGCTGATCCTGACCGACGCGAGTGGCCAAGCCATTGTCAGCAACACCGTGGATGCGTGGGGCAACACGATCCAACAGACCGCACAGGGCCAAAGCACCGCGCCAATCAACTCCGGCAATCAAAGCCAGGACCCAAATCAGACGGGTCAGGCGGCGTTGCTGAAGAACGACAACCAAACCATCGGCTTCACCGGCTACCAGAAGGACGAAGACCTCGGCCTGTACTACGCCGGCGCGCGGTTCTATGACCCGCTGATTGGTGGGTTTGGGGCGATGGATCCGTGGACGGGCGATACCGGTCGGCCGATTACGCTGAACAAGTATTTGTATGCGAATGGGAATCCGGTGGTGTTTGTGGATCCGGATGGACGCAAGGGTTGCGACAGTGTTGCCTGCACCCTCTTGCAGTCTCGAAACCAACTCTCGGATCCGAGCGAAATCAAGCAGGTAGACGCGCTGATTGAGCGAAATATGTTGGAGAACGCCGGGAAAGCGGATGCGATACAACACTTCGCAACCGAATCCTTTACAGCAACGCTAGAGCTTGGAGCCGAAGTGCATAGCGCACAAGTCAAGTACCAGACTCTCGGACTCGTCGATACAGGAGGCGATGCGAAACTTGAGGATCGCTCCTACGCAATGCATCGCTTCTTGGCAAACCACCCGATCGATGCGATCGGCGAGAACATCGGACGCCGAATGGCGCAAGCAAGCATTGCGCAAGCGGAGGGTGACTATCGGACGGCTACCCGGATCAGGATGGGCGTCGAACTCGATGTTGTGTCAGGCGCCACCGGAGCCGCGTCTCTGATCAGGGGCGGTGCTGTTGGCATCGCAAGAATCACTGCAGCCGCAACTGAAGAAGTTGGATCGATGGCAAGCAGCCTTCGCAGCATCGGTGCTGTTGAGAACGAGATGATGCCGCCGTATATGCCGAAGAGTGGGGATTTTCCGGAAGTAGGTACATCAGCAAAACTAAGCGGTACTGGTGACAGCCAATCTGGTCTCGCTGCAACAGTGGTGGAGCCTACATCGTCGCCAGATGGCGGGGATTATGTCTATGTCTATCGCGGGACAAACAGGGGCACGGAAATTCAAGTTTTTGACGAGACTGGGCACTTAATGAGTGACGCAGCAATCAGGTCGCTTCTAGAAAATGGAGGTGATATCGATGATGCCTATGCAACAGCACAGGCACTGCACCAACAGTGGATTGAGGCTATGGGAAGCGATCGTGCCTACATAGAGGCGCATTCATCGAAAGGAACTGAGCTTCAGCGTGAGTACGGTATTCCGAGGACTTTGATGTCCGTTACGACTGACCCACAGGTGGCAGCGACGTACGCTAAGGATGGCAATGTGTTTGGGGGCCTGGTTCCTCGATCGGAGCTGCTCAAACAGACTCTTGAAGGCGCTGGGGAGAGCGAATACGTTATCATCGGTGGCACAAATAGATTGAGTCGAGTGAAGCTTCCCGGGCAACTTTAG
- a CDS encoding AAC(3) family N-acetyltransferase, with the protein MGHKELEIDCAKVYVLESDAWEIVRAGMPFLDRDISPSFVASGAHELEFVASHQNEFCFGLDRRGRLKKWGAVILYKYDSEWIRVHVERDTCKHCGWAGLIALAAEPALYFGTPDPEAAFDRAWNRRVVGCPLCGNALPRRPVWVEAAKHAMKDSQQSRHS; encoded by the coding sequence ATGGGTCATAAAGAACTAGAAATTGATTGTGCCAAGGTATACGTGCTTGAATCCGACGCTTGGGAGATTGTGAGAGCAGGAATGCCCTTTCTGGATAGAGATATCTCGCCATCCTTCGTTGCGTCGGGCGCTCATGAATTGGAGTTCGTCGCCTCCCATCAGAACGAGTTCTGTTTCGGCCTCGATAGGAGGGGGAGGCTAAAAAAGTGGGGGGCAGTAATACTCTACAAATATGATTCCGAGTGGATTCGGGTTCATGTGGAAAGGGACACCTGCAAGCATTGTGGATGGGCAGGTCTCATTGCGCTTGCGGCAGAACCTGCTCTGTATTTCGGTACGCCAGATCCAGAAGCTGCATTCGACAGAGCGTGGAATAGAAGAGTTGTTGGCTGCCCTCTATGCGGTAATGCACTGCCTCGTCGACCTGTATGGGTTGAGGCAGCCAAACACGCAATGAAGGACTCCCAACAATCAAGACATTCCTGA
- a CDS encoding RHS repeat domain-containing protein codes for MTQTFDEANRVLAASSNDGLSSMSWRTDGRLESINHSNGVESFWQYDSAKRLTQIAYSKNSVATLTLQYNYDSNGNRIGETRTEAALPGQSARSRQTIYNYDHDDRLVQALESQSPPDAANPDTYTTWALDGVGNRLSETVTRWSDNVVLSQKTFTYNERDQLTRVVDPVNQLEVRYQYDGYGNRTRRELWRGLPLVLVNATTYTFDARDRLIKAEPDVPNSQNAPTLQFVYDAEDQKVARIETPWLNGQPQPASASVTYELREGLNLLHEAIPGSAATQTPNADGLKITDSYRYGAKLDRHIRFAPSGNGGGSNNPQANIHFYQLDALNTPVVISDSQGDPVVSNTLDAWGNTEKQTANGQSSAPGSSADANSNPRLSGQANLVSNDQQSIGYTGYQKDQDLGLYYANARWYDPILGQFNSSDPANGDVNRPITFNKYLYGNGSPVVFVDPDGRRGRDSFGADLALIRGQMNRSEDIARADAMIQRNIQEKAGRADAIQEFAVETAASLLELGSEVHSAQIKYQTFGLVDTGGDAKLEDRSYAVYRFLANNPIDAIGDNLGRRMAAADAALAAGDYRAAARISMGVGLDVASGATGAASLIRSGGVGIARLTGSAGREVSSMAGSIRRVGAVDNEMMPPLMARRGDFPEIEGSSIAPLTSQSSPRAFKIRVSVEGEAQPAASTKREALPGSQGPSEAASTRLAELRTHYLSSDPCDVYCTDYAEQLMQANGGSGEIVVMGPRNMDWPSNYDSVMGQGNREALMLPNSIDDSGFAYHSVYSDGVYIYDPFVSKAPFSKKDYVRSMRSANPSGISHRLLDPSDKTKRLRKGPM; via the coding sequence ATGACGCAGACGTTTGACGAAGCTAACCGCGTGTTGGCGGCGTCGAGCAATGATGGCTTGAGCAGCATGAGCTGGCGGACGGATGGCCGATTGGAGTCGATCAATCACAGCAACGGCGTGGAGAGCTTCTGGCAGTACGACTCGGCCAAGCGGCTCACGCAGATTGCTTACAGCAAGAACAGTGTTGCCACGCTCACGCTCCAGTACAACTACGACAGCAATGGAAATCGCATTGGCGAAACGCGAACCGAAGCGGCGCTGCCGGGCCAGTCGGCCCGAAGCCGTCAAACGATCTATAACTACGACCACGATGATCGTCTGGTTCAAGCCTTAGAATCGCAGTCGCCACCAGACGCCGCCAATCCAGATACCTACACCACTTGGGCCTTGGATGGCGTCGGCAATCGCCTTTCAGAAACCGTCACACGTTGGTCTGACAACGTGGTGCTGAGTCAGAAGACATTTACCTACAACGAGCGCGATCAGTTGACACGGGTGGTGGATCCGGTCAACCAGCTGGAGGTTCGGTATCAATATGACGGCTATGGCAATCGCACACGACGCGAGCTCTGGCGCGGTCTGCCCTTGGTACTGGTCAATGCGACCACCTACACCTTCGATGCCAGGGATCGGCTGATCAAGGCCGAGCCCGACGTACCGAACAGCCAGAACGCCCCGACGCTGCAGTTTGTCTACGACGCTGAAGACCAGAAAGTTGCCCGGATTGAAACGCCTTGGCTGAATGGCCAACCGCAGCCGGCTTCGGCGAGTGTGACCTATGAGCTTCGCGAAGGCCTGAACCTATTGCATGAGGCGATTCCCGGCAGCGCGGCCACGCAAACCCCGAACGCCGACGGCCTGAAGATCACCGACAGCTATCGCTACGGTGCCAAGCTCGATCGCCATATCCGCTTTGCCCCAAGCGGCAATGGCGGCGGCAGCAACAATCCCCAGGCCAACATCCACTTTTATCAACTCGACGCCCTGAACACCCCGGTCGTGATCAGCGACAGCCAGGGTGATCCGGTCGTGTCGAACACGCTCGACGCCTGGGGCAATACCGAAAAGCAAACCGCCAACGGCCAGAGCAGCGCGCCCGGCAGCAGTGCTGACGCCAACAGCAACCCGCGCCTATCCGGCCAAGCCAACCTGGTCAGCAACGACCAGCAAAGCATCGGTTATACCGGCTACCAGAAAGACCAAGACCTGGGCCTCTACTACGCCAATGCCCGTTGGTATGACCCGATCCTCGGCCAGTTCAACAGCAGCGATCCCGCCAACGGCGATGTGAATCGACCGATTACGTTCAACAAGTACTTGTATGGGAATGGGAGTCCGGTGGTGTTTGTGGATCCGGATGGGCGCCGCGGGCGAGATTCGTTCGGAGCTGACCTCGCATTGATTCGGGGTCAAATGAATCGGTCGGAAGACATTGCCCGAGCCGACGCCATGATTCAACGGAACATTCAAGAAAAGGCTGGCAGAGCCGACGCGATTCAAGAATTCGCTGTCGAAACAGCGGCTTCTTTGTTGGAACTAGGATCAGAAGTGCATAGTGCACAGATCAAGTATCAGACCTTCGGTTTGGTGGACACGGGCGGTGACGCCAAGCTTGAGGATCGTTCCTACGCGGTATACCGCTTTCTAGCGAACAATCCGATCGATGCGATTGGCGACAATCTCGGGCGTCGCATGGCTGCGGCAGATGCCGCACTAGCGGCCGGCGACTATCGAGCGGCTGCAAGAATCAGCATGGGCGTTGGGCTTGATGTTGCGTCAGGTGCGACGGGGGCTGCGTCACTAATACGAAGCGGCGGCGTCGGTATCGCGCGGTTGACCGGATCGGCTGGGCGCGAAGTAAGTTCGATGGCAGGGAGTATCCGTCGCGTTGGCGCAGTCGACAATGAGATGATGCCTCCGCTTATGGCTAGGAGAGGAGACTTTCCCGAGATTGAAGGTTCGTCAATTGCGCCTTTGACTTCGCAAAGCTCTCCCCGTGCATTCAAGATAAGAGTCAGTGTCGAGGGCGAAGCGCAGCCAGCCGCATCGACGAAGCGTGAGGCACTGCCAGGCAGTCAAGGGCCAAGCGAGGCAGCATCAACGAGGCTTGCGGAATTGAGAACTCATTACCTAAGTTCGGATCCTTGTGATGTCTATTGCACCGACTACGCGGAGCAATTAATGCAAGCGAACGGCGGAAGTGGAGAAATCGTAGTGATGGGGCCGCGGAACATGGACTGGCCGAGCAACTATGATAGCGTGATGGGACAAGGAAATAGGGAGGCTCTCATGCTTCCGAATTCAATTGATGACTCGGGATTCGCCTACCATAGCGTCTACTCGGACGGGGTATACATTTACGATCCCTTCGTTTCGAAGGCGCCTTTTTCAAAGAAGGACTATGTTAGATCTATGAGGTCGGCTAATCCAAGTGGGATATCGCACCGGCTCCTCGATCCAAGCGACAAGACCAAGAGACTCCGTAAAGGACCAATGTGA